TCGCTGGCCTTCACCGCACAGCGGGTGCTGGGGACACTGTCGATGGTGCCCAAGCTAGCGGGCCGCGTCGTCGACGTGCGCTGGGATGCGCCGCAGGCCGGCGCCGCGACGGCCGAGATCTCGCCGACGGGCCTGCAGCTCGAACTCGACGTCGCCAAGGTCGACCCGAAGTTCAGCGGGCACCTCTCGCTGCATTACAAGGCGGCCATCGCCGAAGACGTGCTCGCCCGCCTGCCACGGCGATCGTTGGCCTTCGACGTGCCGGCTGAATACGTCTTCCGCGCCGTCGGCGTCACCTATTCTCCGTGACTGTGCCCGATCACGCGTTCACTGCGCAAGAGCGGCGGGCGGTGTATCGCGTCATTTCCGAGCGGCGAGACATGCGCCGATTCGTGCCCGGCGGCGCGGTGCCCGAGGACGTGCTGGCGCGCATGTTGGCGGCCGCGCACGCCGCGCCCAGCGTCGGTCTGATGCAACCGTGGCGGTTCATTCGCATCACCGATGAAACGCTGCGCAAACGCATCCACGCACTCGTCGACGAAGAGCGTCTGCTGACCGCCCAGGCCCTGGGGCGGCGTGCGGAGGAATTCCTGGCCCTGAAGGTGGAGGGCATCCTTGAGTGCGCCGAGCTGATGGTGGTGGCGTTGTGCGACGACCGCGACGCGCACATTTTCGGCCGTCGCACGCTACCGCGGATGGACCTCGCCTCGGTGTCGTGCGCGATCCAAAACCTGTGGCTGGCGGCGCGGTCCGAAGGGCTCGGCATGGGCTGGGTGTCCCTGTTCGATCCGCAACGGTTGGCGACGCTGCTGGCAATGCCCGCCGGCGCCGAGCCAGTGGCCATCCTGTGTCTGGGCCCGGTGCCCGACTTTCCGGATCGCCCGGCGCTGGAACTGGACGGCTGGGCTTTTGCGCGACCGCTGGCTGAGTTCGTTTCCGAGAACCGGTGGGCCGATCCATTCTCCGGCAAGGCGCCGAAACTGCGCTGAGGGTGTGGCTTTCGGCCAGTTCGTCACCCTGGTCGCAGGCTCGGCACCGTCACCGCAGAGTCGCTTGGGTTTGTCGGGTATCGTCGCCTGTCGCAAGGCGGAAAGGTGACAAATGACGGGTGACAACGTGCTGCTGGTGCACTGGCACGACCTGGGCCGCTACCTAGGCGTCTACGGCCACCCCGACGTTTCCAGCCCACGGCTGGATCGGCTTGCCGCCGAGGGCATTCTGTTCACCAGATCCCATGCGACCGCGCCGCTGTGCTCGCCGTCGCGGGGATCGCTGTTCACCGGCCGCTACCCGCAGAGCAACGGCCTCATCGGGCTGGCCCACCATGGCTGGGAATACCGCACCGGGGTGCGCACCGTGGCGCAGATATTATCCGAATCTGGCTGGTACTCTGCCCTTTTCGGTATGCAGCACGAGACCTCCTATCCGAAACGGCTGGGCTTCGACGAATTCGACGTGTCGAATTCCTACTGCGAGTACGTGGTCGAAAGGGCGCAGGAATGGCTGCGCGAGAGCGCCCCCGCCCTGTCCGGACAACCGTTCCTGCTGATCGCCGGGTTCTTCGAAACCCACCGGCCCTACCCGCGGGACCGCTACCAACCGGCCGACGGCGATGCCGTCGACGTGCCCGACTACCTCCCCGATACTCCCGAGGTGCGCCAGGATCTCGCTGATTTCTATGGGGCCATCGCCACCGCCGACGCGGCCGTCGGCCGGCTGCTGGACACACTGACCGATACCGGGCTAGACGCCAGCACCTGGGTGGTGTTCGTCACCGATCACGGCCCGGCCTTCCCCCGCGCGAAATCCACCCTCTACGACGCCGGAACCGGCATTGCGACGATCATCCGCCCACCCACCGGCCGGCCGGTCGCGCCGCGCGTCTACGACGAACTGTTCAGCGGCGTCGACCTGCTCCCGACGCTACTGGGCCTGCTCGGACTCGACATACCCGAGGACGTCGAGGGGGTGTCGCATGCGGGCATGGTGCTCGCAGCTGGCACGCCCACCGAGCCGGTGCGCGACCACGTGTACACCATGAAGACCTATCACGACTCGTTCGATCCCATTCGCGCAATCCGCACAAAGGAATACAGCTACATCGAAAACTACGTGCCCCGGCCACTGCTGGACCTGCCGTGGGACATCGAGGAAAGCCCCTCCGGGCATGCGGTCGCGCCGTTCGTCAAAGCGCCGCGCCCGCAGCGCGAACTCTACGATCTGCGCACCGATCCCACGGAGACCACCAACCTGCTGGCCGGCGACCCCCGTCCGGAGCTGGATGCCCTCGCCGCCGATCTGGCTGTCCGGCTGCATGATTGGCGCCAGCGGACCGGCGACGTCATACCTTCGGATTTCGCCGGTTCGCGCATCGCGATCCGCTACACCGAAACCTATCTGCGGATCCACCACACGACGCCGACGAGCAGGTCGGCGATCGCCGTCGACCGCGGCGTCGAGGACGTCACGCAGGCCGATCAATAGTTGTGCTCAGCTACCCACCCGAGCGGCGCGCGCCACCAACCTCGGCGACCATGAACACCCGCCGGAACGGGAAGATGGTCGTCCCGTCGGGCCGGCGGGGGTAGGCGTCGTCCAGCAGCGGGATGAGCTCCTGGCGAAACTGCTCCCAGCCCTCGTCGTCGAGCCGCTCGCGGACCGGGACCAGCGCCGTGCCGGTGATCCAGTCCAGCACCGGGTGCTCGCCGGTCAGCTGGTGCAGGTAGGTGGTCTCCCACACGTCCGCCTTGCATCCGGCGTCCATCAGCAGGTCGGCGTAATGCGCCGGCGTATGGACCGCCGCTCCGACGCGAAATGGTATGTCGCGCATGATCTTTGCATAGGGTTCGCGACGGGCCAATGCCCGTACCGCGGAATGCGACGGCGTGTCGAAATTGCCGGGGATCTGAACGGCGATCCACGAACCGGGTGCGAGCTCGCCGACCCACCGGGCCAGCAAGTCGGAGTGCTCGGGCACCCAGTGTAAGGCCGCGTTGCTGACCACCACGTCCGTGTCCGGCCGGGGCTTCCAGGACCGCAGGTCTGCGGTCGTGGCGTCGATCCCGCGTTCGCGGGCCGCGGCGACCATCTCCGGTGAGCTGTCCAGCGCCTCGATCACCGCGTCGGGCCACCTCCGCGCCAGGTACTTCGTTAGGTGACCCGGGCCACAACCGAGGTCGACCACCCGCCGCGGCCGCTCGGCACCCACCCGCGACAGCAAGTCGTAGAAGGCACGGCTGCGATGATCCGCAAAGGCCAGGTAGACGTCCGGATCCCACATGTATCGTCCTCCCGATCGACACCGTCGCGTCCACGGCGATAGTTAAACCGTATTACCGAATGCTCCAGCATGCGCCCGGATGGCCAAACGCCCGGACGGGGCCCGGACCCGCGGGATAGCATCGGCGTTAATGCAAGAGATTCCTGGGATCGCCGGGATCGGGCCGCCCGTTCGGATCCCTGACGTGCCTGGTGCCGACGTGCCGTCCGGCGCCAAAGGGTTACCCCCGCGCTCCGCGCTGTCGCCACGTCAACGCATCGTCGTCGACGCATCCGCGATCGCCGATCTCACGCTGCGCACCGCGGTCGCGTCGGTGCT
This is a stretch of genomic DNA from Mycobacterium lacus. It encodes these proteins:
- the bluB gene encoding 5,6-dimethylbenzimidazole synthase translates to MRRFVPGGAVPEDVLARMLAAAHAAPSVGLMQPWRFIRITDETLRKRIHALVDEERLLTAQALGRRAEEFLALKVEGILECAELMVVALCDDRDAHIFGRRTLPRMDLASVSCAIQNLWLAARSEGLGMGWVSLFDPQRLATLLAMPAGAEPVAILCLGPVPDFPDRPALELDGWAFARPLAEFVSENRWADPFSGKAPKLR
- a CDS encoding sulfatase family protein; the encoded protein is MTGDNVLLVHWHDLGRYLGVYGHPDVSSPRLDRLAAEGILFTRSHATAPLCSPSRGSLFTGRYPQSNGLIGLAHHGWEYRTGVRTVAQILSESGWYSALFGMQHETSYPKRLGFDEFDVSNSYCEYVVERAQEWLRESAPALSGQPFLLIAGFFETHRPYPRDRYQPADGDAVDVPDYLPDTPEVRQDLADFYGAIATADAAVGRLLDTLTDTGLDASTWVVFVTDHGPAFPRAKSTLYDAGTGIATIIRPPTGRPVAPRVYDELFSGVDLLPTLLGLLGLDIPEDVEGVSHAGMVLAAGTPTEPVRDHVYTMKTYHDSFDPIRAIRTKEYSYIENYVPRPLLDLPWDIEESPSGHAVAPFVKAPRPQRELYDLRTDPTETTNLLAGDPRPELDALAADLAVRLHDWRQRTGDVIPSDFAGSRIAIRYTETYLRIHHTTPTSRSAIAVDRGVEDVTQADQ
- a CDS encoding trans-aconitate 2-methyltransferase, giving the protein MWDPDVYLAFADHRSRAFYDLLSRVGAERPRRVVDLGCGPGHLTKYLARRWPDAVIEALDSSPEMVAAARERGIDATTADLRSWKPRPDTDVVVSNAALHWVPEHSDLLARWVGELAPGSWIAVQIPGNFDTPSHSAVRALARREPYAKIMRDIPFRVGAAVHTPAHYADLLMDAGCKADVWETTYLHQLTGEHPVLDWITGTALVPVRERLDDEGWEQFRQELIPLLDDAYPRRPDGTTIFPFRRVFMVAEVGGARRSGG